The following are encoded together in the Acipenser ruthenus chromosome 24, fAciRut3.2 maternal haplotype, whole genome shotgun sequence genome:
- the LOC117430922 gene encoding kinesin-like protein KIF12 isoform X4 produces the protein MFLFSSGEPLESGDVRGDAGGDESSVLVAVRVRPLNNTERSQGDQGVLYCPGQGTILVSEAGFVLETRQTHFFVFKLSLLEGKFLPSLQDFFTSTAGVLQSTEFVLQVSQFVFSLQVNNGVQDRAFTFDAVFEAGSSQHDVFEQCGVKRLIDLAADGFSCTVFGFGQTGSGKTYTITGPHSLFSDGLRERSFYGLMQRSFAYLLDEVQAKEGDFVLSASYLEIYNEQVRDLLNPGLTDSLTVRWTKNTGFYVENLSNVEFESLDSVMALLEGGIGSRQTSSHSQNQQSSRSHSIFTVYIESEVAHPDGRGGYLARHGKLCMVDLAGSERVKETGSSGELMEEAGNINRSLLTLGNCISALVDPRKREGHIPYRDSKLTKLLADSLGGSGVTLMIACISPATMNLQETMNTLRYASRAKRIKNRPVAKRDSKERRVISLEREIKFLRMENLFLRQRLQLPVVSRKHWPENGESGSTCSSEHGGVEPAEPLKKVPPFPKHSLYDLLQEFMRENDALRQERSALLSSRESSRQTRKMLSQENGRLMRKLEDLERVISSSPLTISTQSGHSTESMSSCSSGQCPHFSSPLHRHKQVAVYPCHPGHHCHGCASDSSLQALYPAEWYARPRPFVSVEDPAPLIPLPHDQLDPPRGGASLTDQHSQSSGLLLQVELPPIEFFIHENKAKHPPDPQGGLQQPQPALNQQQSVDAILPRRKKSQATSGSYANRFQLMKETRTQPGSTPPQRSQDRVLPSAPPLPSPPHLETAVLQPRRGRVKAEPSLPRQEELRAQVKKEHPRHMTREHERHGNAERRQPDRTKHPS, from the exons ATGTTTCTCTTCTCCTCTGG AGAGCCGCTGGAGAGCGGGGATGTGAGAGGGGATGCGGGAGGTGACGAGTCCAGTGTCCTCGTAGCTGTCAG ggtGAGACCTCTTAACAACACGGAGCGCAGTCAAGGGGACCAGGGAGTGCTGTACTGCCCTGGCCAGGGAACCATACTGGTGAGTGAGGCTGGCTTCGTCCTTGAAACAcgtcaaacacatttttttgtgtttaagttATCCCTTTTGGAGGGGAAGTTTCTTCCgagccttcaagacttcttcacAAGCACAGCTGGTGTTCTTCAGAGCACTGAATttgttttacaggtaagccagttTGTTTTTTCCTTGCAGGTGAACAATGGCGTGCAGGACCGGGCCTTCACCTTTGACGCGGTTTTCGAAGCCGGGAGTTCGCAGCACGATGTCTTCGAGCAGTGCGGGGTGAAGAGGCTCATCGACCTCGCCGCTGATGG GTTCTCCTGCACAGTCTTTGGTTTCGGACAGACAGGATCTGGAAAGACTTACACAATAACGGGTCCACACTCCCTG TTCTCGGACGGTCTGAGGGAGCGCAGTTTCTACGGTCTGATGCAGAGATCGTTCGCCTATCTCCTGGACGAGGTGCAGGCTAAGGAGGGTGACTTTGTGCTCAGCGCCTCTTACCTGGAGATCTACAATGAGCAG GTACGTGACCTCTTGAACCCTGGCCTGACCGACTCGCTGACCGTCCGCTGGACCAAAAACACCGGCTTCTATGTGGAGAACCTGTCCAACGTGGAGTTCGAGAGCCTGGACAGCGTCATGGCACTGCTAGAGGGAG gtaTCGGGAGCAGACAGACCTCCTCTCACTCCCAGAACCAGCAGTCAAGCCGCAGCCACTCCATCTTCACTGTGTACATCGAGAGCGAGGTG GCTCACCCTGATGGAAGAGGGGGGTATCTGGCCAGACACGGCAAGCTGTGCATGGTGGACCTGGCCGGGAGTGAGCGGGTGAAGGAGACGGGCTCCTCTGGGGAGCTGATGGAGGAGGCGGGCAACATCAACCGCAGCCTCCTCACCTTGG GGAACTGCATCTCGGCCCTCGTGGACCCCCGCAAAAGGGAGGGGCACATCCCGTACCGGGATAGCAAGCTCACCAAGCTGCTAGCTGATTCGCTGGGAGGGTCCGGGGTCACGCTCATG ATTGCCTGCATCTCCCCGGCAACCATGAACCTGCAGGAGACCATGAACACGCTACGGTACGCCAGCAGGGCCAAAAGGATCAAGAACAGACCCGTGGCTAAACGG GACTCGAAAGAGAGGCGGGTGATCAGCCTGGAGAGAGAAATCAAGTTCCTGCGGATGGAGAACCTCTTTCTACGGCAACGGCTTCAACTTCCTGTGGTCAGCAGGAAGCACTGGCCGGAAAACGGAGAAAGTGGCAGCA CCTGCAGCAGCGAGCACGGGGGAGTGGAGCCGGCCGAGCCCCTGAAGAAAGTCCCTCCCTTCCCCAAGCACAGCCTGTACGACCTGCTGCAGGAGTTCATGAGGGAGAACGATGCCCTGAG GCAGGAGAGGAGCGCTCTGCTGAGCAGTCGGGAGAGCTCCAGACAGACAAGGAAGATGCTGTCGCAGGAGAACGGGAGGCTGATGCGCAAACTGGAGGACCTCGAGAG GGTGATCTCTTCCTCCCCACTGACCATCAGCACCCAATCAGGCCACTCCACTGAGAGCATGAGCAGCTGCAGCAGTGGCCAGTGCCCCCACTTCTCCTCCCCTCTGCACAGACAT AAGCAGGTTGCAGTCTATCCCTGTCACCCTGGCCATCACTGCCATGGCTGTGCCTCTGACAGCTCTTTACAG GCCTTATACCCCGCGGAATGGTACGCCAGACCCCGTCCCTTTGTGTCTGTGGAAGACCCCGCCCCTCTGATTCCCCTCCCACATGATCAACTAGACCCGCCCAGGGGAGGGGCTAGCCTGACCGACCAGCACAGTCAG TCTTCTGGTCTCTTGCTCCAGGTCGAACTGCCACCAATTGAATTCTTCATCCACGAAAACAAAGCAAAGCACCCTCCTGATCCCCAGGGCGGCTTGCAGCAGCCCCAGCCTGCATTGAATCAACAGCAGAGTGTGGACGCCATCCTGCCCCGGAGGAAAAA GAGCCAGGCAACGAGTGGCAGCTACGCAAACCGCTTTCAGCTCATGAAGGAGACTCGCACCCAGCCAGGCAGCACCCCTCCCCAGAGATCACAGGACAGGGTGCTGCCCTCAGCCCCTCCGCTCCCCAGCCCCCCTCACCTGGAGACGGCAGTGCTACAGCCCAGGCGCGGCAGGGTGAAAG CGGAGCCTTCCCTACCCAGACAGGAGGAGCTCAGAGCACAGGTCAAGAAGGAACACCCTCGTCACATGACCAGGGAGCACGAGCGCCATGGCAACGCAGAGAGACGGCAGCCTGACAGGACCAAACACCCGTCCTGA
- the LOC117430922 gene encoding kinesin-like protein KIF12 isoform X3: MFLFSSGEPLESGDVRGDAGGDESSVLVAVRVRPLNNTERSQGDQGVLYCPGQGTILVSEAGFVLETRQTHFFVFKLSLLEGKFLPSLQDFFTSTAGVLQSTEFVLQVSQFVFSLQVNNGVQDRAFTFDAVFEAGSSQHDVFEQCGVKRLIDLAADGFSCTVFGFGQTGSGKTYTITGPHSLFSDGLRERSFYGLMQRSFAYLLDEVQAKEGDFVLSASYLEIYNEQVRDLLNPGLTDSLTVRWTKNTGFYVENLSNVEFESLDSVMALLEGGIGSRQTSSHSQNQQSSRSHSIFTVYIESEVAHPDGRGGYLARHGKLCMVDLAGSERVKETGSSGELMEEAGNINRSLLTLGNCISALVDPRKREGHIPYRDSKLTKLLADSLGGSGVTLMIACISPATMNLQETMNTLRYASRAKRIKNRPVAKRDSKERRVISLEREIKFLRMENLFLRQRLQLPVVSRKHWPENGESGSTCSSEHGGVEPAEPLKKVPPFPKHSLYDLLQEFMRENDALRQERSALLSSRESSRQTRKMLSQENGRLMRKLEDLERVISSSPLTISTQSGHSTESMSSCSSGQCPHFSSPLHRHKQVAVYPCHPGHHCHGCASDSSLQVLSYSYNLIRVKDSILSMLSYWTQALYPAEWYARPRPFVSVEDPAPLIPLPHDQLDPPRGGASLTDQHSQVELPPIEFFIHENKAKHPPDPQGGLQQPQPALNQQQSVDAILPRRKKSQATSGSYANRFQLMKETRTQPGSTPPQRSQDRVLPSAPPLPSPPHLETAVLQPRRGRVKAEPSLPRQEELRAQVKKEHPRHMTREHERHGNAERRQPDRTKHPS, translated from the exons ATGTTTCTCTTCTCCTCTGG AGAGCCGCTGGAGAGCGGGGATGTGAGAGGGGATGCGGGAGGTGACGAGTCCAGTGTCCTCGTAGCTGTCAG ggtGAGACCTCTTAACAACACGGAGCGCAGTCAAGGGGACCAGGGAGTGCTGTACTGCCCTGGCCAGGGAACCATACTGGTGAGTGAGGCTGGCTTCGTCCTTGAAACAcgtcaaacacatttttttgtgtttaagttATCCCTTTTGGAGGGGAAGTTTCTTCCgagccttcaagacttcttcacAAGCACAGCTGGTGTTCTTCAGAGCACTGAATttgttttacaggtaagccagttTGTTTTTTCCTTGCAGGTGAACAATGGCGTGCAGGACCGGGCCTTCACCTTTGACGCGGTTTTCGAAGCCGGGAGTTCGCAGCACGATGTCTTCGAGCAGTGCGGGGTGAAGAGGCTCATCGACCTCGCCGCTGATGG GTTCTCCTGCACAGTCTTTGGTTTCGGACAGACAGGATCTGGAAAGACTTACACAATAACGGGTCCACACTCCCTG TTCTCGGACGGTCTGAGGGAGCGCAGTTTCTACGGTCTGATGCAGAGATCGTTCGCCTATCTCCTGGACGAGGTGCAGGCTAAGGAGGGTGACTTTGTGCTCAGCGCCTCTTACCTGGAGATCTACAATGAGCAG GTACGTGACCTCTTGAACCCTGGCCTGACCGACTCGCTGACCGTCCGCTGGACCAAAAACACCGGCTTCTATGTGGAGAACCTGTCCAACGTGGAGTTCGAGAGCCTGGACAGCGTCATGGCACTGCTAGAGGGAG gtaTCGGGAGCAGACAGACCTCCTCTCACTCCCAGAACCAGCAGTCAAGCCGCAGCCACTCCATCTTCACTGTGTACATCGAGAGCGAGGTG GCTCACCCTGATGGAAGAGGGGGGTATCTGGCCAGACACGGCAAGCTGTGCATGGTGGACCTGGCCGGGAGTGAGCGGGTGAAGGAGACGGGCTCCTCTGGGGAGCTGATGGAGGAGGCGGGCAACATCAACCGCAGCCTCCTCACCTTGG GGAACTGCATCTCGGCCCTCGTGGACCCCCGCAAAAGGGAGGGGCACATCCCGTACCGGGATAGCAAGCTCACCAAGCTGCTAGCTGATTCGCTGGGAGGGTCCGGGGTCACGCTCATG ATTGCCTGCATCTCCCCGGCAACCATGAACCTGCAGGAGACCATGAACACGCTACGGTACGCCAGCAGGGCCAAAAGGATCAAGAACAGACCCGTGGCTAAACGG GACTCGAAAGAGAGGCGGGTGATCAGCCTGGAGAGAGAAATCAAGTTCCTGCGGATGGAGAACCTCTTTCTACGGCAACGGCTTCAACTTCCTGTGGTCAGCAGGAAGCACTGGCCGGAAAACGGAGAAAGTGGCAGCA CCTGCAGCAGCGAGCACGGGGGAGTGGAGCCGGCCGAGCCCCTGAAGAAAGTCCCTCCCTTCCCCAAGCACAGCCTGTACGACCTGCTGCAGGAGTTCATGAGGGAGAACGATGCCCTGAG GCAGGAGAGGAGCGCTCTGCTGAGCAGTCGGGAGAGCTCCAGACAGACAAGGAAGATGCTGTCGCAGGAGAACGGGAGGCTGATGCGCAAACTGGAGGACCTCGAGAG GGTGATCTCTTCCTCCCCACTGACCATCAGCACCCAATCAGGCCACTCCACTGAGAGCATGAGCAGCTGCAGCAGTGGCCAGTGCCCCCACTTCTCCTCCCCTCTGCACAGACAT AAGCAGGTTGCAGTCTATCCCTGTCACCCTGGCCATCACTGCCATGGCTGTGCCTCTGACAGCTCTTTACAGGTACTGTCTTACAGCTACAATTTGATTAGGGTGAAGGATTCCATTCTATCAATGCTTTCCTATTGGACACAGGCCTTATACCCCGCGGAATGGTACGCCAGACCCCGTCCCTTTGTGTCTGTGGAAGACCCCGCCCCTCTGATTCCCCTCCCACATGATCAACTAGACCCGCCCAGGGGAGGGGCTAGCCTGACCGACCAGCACAGTCAG GTCGAACTGCCACCAATTGAATTCTTCATCCACGAAAACAAAGCAAAGCACCCTCCTGATCCCCAGGGCGGCTTGCAGCAGCCCCAGCCTGCATTGAATCAACAGCAGAGTGTGGACGCCATCCTGCCCCGGAGGAAAAA GAGCCAGGCAACGAGTGGCAGCTACGCAAACCGCTTTCAGCTCATGAAGGAGACTCGCACCCAGCCAGGCAGCACCCCTCCCCAGAGATCACAGGACAGGGTGCTGCCCTCAGCCCCTCCGCTCCCCAGCCCCCCTCACCTGGAGACGGCAGTGCTACAGCCCAGGCGCGGCAGGGTGAAAG CGGAGCCTTCCCTACCCAGACAGGAGGAGCTCAGAGCACAGGTCAAGAAGGAACACCCTCGTCACATGACCAGGGAGCACGAGCGCCATGGCAACGCAGAGAGACGGCAGCCTGACAGGACCAAACACCCGTCCTGA
- the LOC117430922 gene encoding kinesin-like protein KIF12 isoform X5, whose amino-acid sequence MFLFSSGEPLESGDVRGDAGGDESSVLVAVRVRPLNNTERSQGDQGVLYCPGQGTILVNNGVQDRAFTFDAVFEAGSSQHDVFEQCGVKRLIDLAADGFSCTVFGFGQTGSGKTYTITGPHSLFSDGLRERSFYGLMQRSFAYLLDEVQAKEGDFVLSASYLEIYNEQVRDLLNPGLTDSLTVRWTKNTGFYVENLSNVEFESLDSVMALLEGGIGSRQTSSHSQNQQSSRSHSIFTVYIESEVAHPDGRGGYLARHGKLCMVDLAGSERVKETGSSGELMEEAGNINRSLLTLGNCISALVDPRKREGHIPYRDSKLTKLLADSLGGSGVTLMIACISPATMNLQETMNTLRYASRAKRIKNRPVAKRDSKERRVISLEREIKFLRMENLFLRQRLQLPVVSRKHWPENGESGSTCSSEHGGVEPAEPLKKVPPFPKHSLYDLLQEFMRENDALRQERSALLSSRESSRQTRKMLSQENGRLMRKLEDLERVISSSPLTISTQSGHSTESMSSCSSGQCPHFSSPLHRHKQVAVYPCHPGHHCHGCASDSSLQVLSYSYNLIRVKDSILSMLSYWTQALYPAEWYARPRPFVSVEDPAPLIPLPHDQLDPPRGGASLTDQHSQSSGLLLQVELPPIEFFIHENKAKHPPDPQGGLQQPQPALNQQQSVDAILPRRKKSQATSGSYANRFQLMKETRTQPGSTPPQRSQDRVLPSAPPLPSPPHLETAVLQPRRGRVKAEPSLPRQEELRAQVKKEHPRHMTREHERHGNAERRQPDRTKHPS is encoded by the exons ATGTTTCTCTTCTCCTCTGG AGAGCCGCTGGAGAGCGGGGATGTGAGAGGGGATGCGGGAGGTGACGAGTCCAGTGTCCTCGTAGCTGTCAG ggtGAGACCTCTTAACAACACGGAGCGCAGTCAAGGGGACCAGGGAGTGCTGTACTGCCCTGGCCAGGGAACCATACTG GTGAACAATGGCGTGCAGGACCGGGCCTTCACCTTTGACGCGGTTTTCGAAGCCGGGAGTTCGCAGCACGATGTCTTCGAGCAGTGCGGGGTGAAGAGGCTCATCGACCTCGCCGCTGATGG GTTCTCCTGCACAGTCTTTGGTTTCGGACAGACAGGATCTGGAAAGACTTACACAATAACGGGTCCACACTCCCTG TTCTCGGACGGTCTGAGGGAGCGCAGTTTCTACGGTCTGATGCAGAGATCGTTCGCCTATCTCCTGGACGAGGTGCAGGCTAAGGAGGGTGACTTTGTGCTCAGCGCCTCTTACCTGGAGATCTACAATGAGCAG GTACGTGACCTCTTGAACCCTGGCCTGACCGACTCGCTGACCGTCCGCTGGACCAAAAACACCGGCTTCTATGTGGAGAACCTGTCCAACGTGGAGTTCGAGAGCCTGGACAGCGTCATGGCACTGCTAGAGGGAG gtaTCGGGAGCAGACAGACCTCCTCTCACTCCCAGAACCAGCAGTCAAGCCGCAGCCACTCCATCTTCACTGTGTACATCGAGAGCGAGGTG GCTCACCCTGATGGAAGAGGGGGGTATCTGGCCAGACACGGCAAGCTGTGCATGGTGGACCTGGCCGGGAGTGAGCGGGTGAAGGAGACGGGCTCCTCTGGGGAGCTGATGGAGGAGGCGGGCAACATCAACCGCAGCCTCCTCACCTTGG GGAACTGCATCTCGGCCCTCGTGGACCCCCGCAAAAGGGAGGGGCACATCCCGTACCGGGATAGCAAGCTCACCAAGCTGCTAGCTGATTCGCTGGGAGGGTCCGGGGTCACGCTCATG ATTGCCTGCATCTCCCCGGCAACCATGAACCTGCAGGAGACCATGAACACGCTACGGTACGCCAGCAGGGCCAAAAGGATCAAGAACAGACCCGTGGCTAAACGG GACTCGAAAGAGAGGCGGGTGATCAGCCTGGAGAGAGAAATCAAGTTCCTGCGGATGGAGAACCTCTTTCTACGGCAACGGCTTCAACTTCCTGTGGTCAGCAGGAAGCACTGGCCGGAAAACGGAGAAAGTGGCAGCA CCTGCAGCAGCGAGCACGGGGGAGTGGAGCCGGCCGAGCCCCTGAAGAAAGTCCCTCCCTTCCCCAAGCACAGCCTGTACGACCTGCTGCAGGAGTTCATGAGGGAGAACGATGCCCTGAG GCAGGAGAGGAGCGCTCTGCTGAGCAGTCGGGAGAGCTCCAGACAGACAAGGAAGATGCTGTCGCAGGAGAACGGGAGGCTGATGCGCAAACTGGAGGACCTCGAGAG GGTGATCTCTTCCTCCCCACTGACCATCAGCACCCAATCAGGCCACTCCACTGAGAGCATGAGCAGCTGCAGCAGTGGCCAGTGCCCCCACTTCTCCTCCCCTCTGCACAGACAT AAGCAGGTTGCAGTCTATCCCTGTCACCCTGGCCATCACTGCCATGGCTGTGCCTCTGACAGCTCTTTACAGGTACTGTCTTACAGCTACAATTTGATTAGGGTGAAGGATTCCATTCTATCAATGCTTTCCTATTGGACACAGGCCTTATACCCCGCGGAATGGTACGCCAGACCCCGTCCCTTTGTGTCTGTGGAAGACCCCGCCCCTCTGATTCCCCTCCCACATGATCAACTAGACCCGCCCAGGGGAGGGGCTAGCCTGACCGACCAGCACAGTCAG TCTTCTGGTCTCTTGCTCCAGGTCGAACTGCCACCAATTGAATTCTTCATCCACGAAAACAAAGCAAAGCACCCTCCTGATCCCCAGGGCGGCTTGCAGCAGCCCCAGCCTGCATTGAATCAACAGCAGAGTGTGGACGCCATCCTGCCCCGGAGGAAAAA GAGCCAGGCAACGAGTGGCAGCTACGCAAACCGCTTTCAGCTCATGAAGGAGACTCGCACCCAGCCAGGCAGCACCCCTCCCCAGAGATCACAGGACAGGGTGCTGCCCTCAGCCCCTCCGCTCCCCAGCCCCCCTCACCTGGAGACGGCAGTGCTACAGCCCAGGCGCGGCAGGGTGAAAG CGGAGCCTTCCCTACCCAGACAGGAGGAGCTCAGAGCACAGGTCAAGAAGGAACACCCTCGTCACATGACCAGGGAGCACGAGCGCCATGGCAACGCAGAGAGACGGCAGCCTGACAGGACCAAACACCCGTCCTGA
- the LOC117430922 gene encoding kinesin-like protein KIF12 isoform X1, which yields MFLFSSGEPLESGDVRGDAGGDESSVLVAVRVRPLNNTERSQGDQGVLYCPGQGTILVSEAGFVLETRQTHFFVFKLSLLEGKFLPSLQDFFTSTAGVLQSTEFVLQVSQFVFSLQVNNGVQDRAFTFDAVFEAGSSQHDVFEQCGVKRLIDLAADGFSCTVFGFGQTGSGKTYTITGPHSLFSDGLRERSFYGLMQRSFAYLLDEVQAKEGDFVLSASYLEIYNEQVRDLLNPGLTDSLTVRWTKNTGFYVENLSNVEFESLDSVMALLEGGIGSRQTSSHSQNQQSSRSHSIFTVYIESEVAHPDGRGGYLARHGKLCMVDLAGSERVKETGSSGELMEEAGNINRSLLTLGNCISALVDPRKREGHIPYRDSKLTKLLADSLGGSGVTLMIACISPATMNLQETMNTLRYASRAKRIKNRPVAKRDSKERRVISLEREIKFLRMENLFLRQRLQLPVVSRKHWPENGESGSTCSSEHGGVEPAEPLKKVPPFPKHSLYDLLQEFMRENDALRQERSALLSSRESSRQTRKMLSQENGRLMRKLEDLERVISSSPLTISTQSGHSTESMSSCSSGQCPHFSSPLHRHKQVAVYPCHPGHHCHGCASDSSLQVLSYSYNLIRVKDSILSMLSYWTQALYPAEWYARPRPFVSVEDPAPLIPLPHDQLDPPRGGASLTDQHSQSSGLLLQVELPPIEFFIHENKAKHPPDPQGGLQQPQPALNQQQSVDAILPRRKKSQATSGSYANRFQLMKETRTQPGSTPPQRSQDRVLPSAPPLPSPPHLETAVLQPRRGRVKAEPSLPRQEELRAQVKKEHPRHMTREHERHGNAERRQPDRTKHPS from the exons ATGTTTCTCTTCTCCTCTGG AGAGCCGCTGGAGAGCGGGGATGTGAGAGGGGATGCGGGAGGTGACGAGTCCAGTGTCCTCGTAGCTGTCAG ggtGAGACCTCTTAACAACACGGAGCGCAGTCAAGGGGACCAGGGAGTGCTGTACTGCCCTGGCCAGGGAACCATACTGGTGAGTGAGGCTGGCTTCGTCCTTGAAACAcgtcaaacacatttttttgtgtttaagttATCCCTTTTGGAGGGGAAGTTTCTTCCgagccttcaagacttcttcacAAGCACAGCTGGTGTTCTTCAGAGCACTGAATttgttttacaggtaagccagttTGTTTTTTCCTTGCAGGTGAACAATGGCGTGCAGGACCGGGCCTTCACCTTTGACGCGGTTTTCGAAGCCGGGAGTTCGCAGCACGATGTCTTCGAGCAGTGCGGGGTGAAGAGGCTCATCGACCTCGCCGCTGATGG GTTCTCCTGCACAGTCTTTGGTTTCGGACAGACAGGATCTGGAAAGACTTACACAATAACGGGTCCACACTCCCTG TTCTCGGACGGTCTGAGGGAGCGCAGTTTCTACGGTCTGATGCAGAGATCGTTCGCCTATCTCCTGGACGAGGTGCAGGCTAAGGAGGGTGACTTTGTGCTCAGCGCCTCTTACCTGGAGATCTACAATGAGCAG GTACGTGACCTCTTGAACCCTGGCCTGACCGACTCGCTGACCGTCCGCTGGACCAAAAACACCGGCTTCTATGTGGAGAACCTGTCCAACGTGGAGTTCGAGAGCCTGGACAGCGTCATGGCACTGCTAGAGGGAG gtaTCGGGAGCAGACAGACCTCCTCTCACTCCCAGAACCAGCAGTCAAGCCGCAGCCACTCCATCTTCACTGTGTACATCGAGAGCGAGGTG GCTCACCCTGATGGAAGAGGGGGGTATCTGGCCAGACACGGCAAGCTGTGCATGGTGGACCTGGCCGGGAGTGAGCGGGTGAAGGAGACGGGCTCCTCTGGGGAGCTGATGGAGGAGGCGGGCAACATCAACCGCAGCCTCCTCACCTTGG GGAACTGCATCTCGGCCCTCGTGGACCCCCGCAAAAGGGAGGGGCACATCCCGTACCGGGATAGCAAGCTCACCAAGCTGCTAGCTGATTCGCTGGGAGGGTCCGGGGTCACGCTCATG ATTGCCTGCATCTCCCCGGCAACCATGAACCTGCAGGAGACCATGAACACGCTACGGTACGCCAGCAGGGCCAAAAGGATCAAGAACAGACCCGTGGCTAAACGG GACTCGAAAGAGAGGCGGGTGATCAGCCTGGAGAGAGAAATCAAGTTCCTGCGGATGGAGAACCTCTTTCTACGGCAACGGCTTCAACTTCCTGTGGTCAGCAGGAAGCACTGGCCGGAAAACGGAGAAAGTGGCAGCA CCTGCAGCAGCGAGCACGGGGGAGTGGAGCCGGCCGAGCCCCTGAAGAAAGTCCCTCCCTTCCCCAAGCACAGCCTGTACGACCTGCTGCAGGAGTTCATGAGGGAGAACGATGCCCTGAG GCAGGAGAGGAGCGCTCTGCTGAGCAGTCGGGAGAGCTCCAGACAGACAAGGAAGATGCTGTCGCAGGAGAACGGGAGGCTGATGCGCAAACTGGAGGACCTCGAGAG GGTGATCTCTTCCTCCCCACTGACCATCAGCACCCAATCAGGCCACTCCACTGAGAGCATGAGCAGCTGCAGCAGTGGCCAGTGCCCCCACTTCTCCTCCCCTCTGCACAGACAT AAGCAGGTTGCAGTCTATCCCTGTCACCCTGGCCATCACTGCCATGGCTGTGCCTCTGACAGCTCTTTACAGGTACTGTCTTACAGCTACAATTTGATTAGGGTGAAGGATTCCATTCTATCAATGCTTTCCTATTGGACACAGGCCTTATACCCCGCGGAATGGTACGCCAGACCCCGTCCCTTTGTGTCTGTGGAAGACCCCGCCCCTCTGATTCCCCTCCCACATGATCAACTAGACCCGCCCAGGGGAGGGGCTAGCCTGACCGACCAGCACAGTCAG TCTTCTGGTCTCTTGCTCCAGGTCGAACTGCCACCAATTGAATTCTTCATCCACGAAAACAAAGCAAAGCACCCTCCTGATCCCCAGGGCGGCTTGCAGCAGCCCCAGCCTGCATTGAATCAACAGCAGAGTGTGGACGCCATCCTGCCCCGGAGGAAAAA GAGCCAGGCAACGAGTGGCAGCTACGCAAACCGCTTTCAGCTCATGAAGGAGACTCGCACCCAGCCAGGCAGCACCCCTCCCCAGAGATCACAGGACAGGGTGCTGCCCTCAGCCCCTCCGCTCCCCAGCCCCCCTCACCTGGAGACGGCAGTGCTACAGCCCAGGCGCGGCAGGGTGAAAG CGGAGCCTTCCCTACCCAGACAGGAGGAGCTCAGAGCACAGGTCAAGAAGGAACACCCTCGTCACATGACCAGGGAGCACGAGCGCCATGGCAACGCAGAGAGACGGCAGCCTGACAGGACCAAACACCCGTCCTGA